attttttaaacttttatgaattCTTCTGATTCTTTGcatcatttttcgaaattctttgaaaccctttaaatcgttgtgaaatctttttaaaatttcggaaatctttgaaattttggaaaatcttaacattttttgtaacatttttgaaatcttttaactctttgtgaaatccttgaaatctgttgTATACTCAAGTCGTGACCACTCGACTTTTAAATAGACAACCCGTCGACGAATTTCAAATCGTAATTTCCACCTGTAAAATACAATCTGAGAATACCCCATACACAAAACAATTCCTGATTTAAACTTGAGTCTTATTTGTACGTAGAAATAATTGCAAACAGAAACACTAAAGAATGAAACCACTAAAAAAAACAAGACCACAGCAAATGCTTACCTCTCTTTCGACCTTGTTCGCAAGGTCCTGCCATTCTCGAGTATTTCTATCAAGCAACTCTGGCACCCAAGTTGCATTATCAATTATGCGGATGGTTCCCGCAACCTCACACTCATCTTCGCACATTCCTGGGGTTGTGGGCCTGGGAGTCGTTGTCGTTGTGGTAGTTGTAGAAGTAGTTGTAACAGTACTCGTTGTGGGAAACGCAGATGCATTAAAGGAAGAAGCAGTGGCAGTTCGAGCAGCTTCCAAAAGTTTCTCTATAGAAATCGGAGTCGTTGAGGAGGTGGGCCACCCGGTAAATTCAGTGGTAGctctggaatttaaaaattaattatacctAAACAATCAACCACTCTTAGGTAATACAAATTATCATTGAATTACCTAGTGGGCCATCCTTTCTGAATCTTGGGTGCGGCAGCAAAAGCTCCTTCTCCTCCACCTCGAGGAGGAGGTGTTGTTATCTTAGCACTTGGTTTTCTACCTCCAGGTCTACTTGGGAAGACAAGTTTGATCCCTGCAGATTTCGGTGTTACCGGACTTGGCGTTACCTTCAAAATTTCAATCTTAGTTCCAACTTCTTGTGTTATCTTATTATTTGCATTCTTCAGATTaaaatcttttggtagaaatgcgGATAGATCCACTTCTGATTTAGCAATCAAATCGTCAACTAATTTATCTGCTGGAATATCGCTATTCGTTCCTGTGGAGTTTCTGCTCTTTTGCTGAAAAGGTTTCCTGTCGGCGGTTTGCTGAGTATCTTGGGTTTCGGTAGAATtcttcttttgcttgaaatttttaggGAGGAAGGATGATACGTCAACTTCAGATTTGACGAAGAGATCTTGTAGCAGTGGAGGAATCGCTGCGTTCGTTTTCGAAATTTCGGGAGCTTTTTCTGTAGATGAAGTACTGGGTTGTAAAGATTCAGAAGAGAGATTGAAACTGGGAAGCAGAAACGCAGTGATGTTGACTTTTGATTTGGCGAGGATTTCTGTGAGGAGAGACTTCTCTGTCACTTCAGCGGCGTCTTCTTTTTTCAGTCTGTAACCTggaggaaaattgtttttttttgttggttaatttACGAGGGGTTGATCACTTTTGAAATCTGGCGCACAAGGAtccgtaaaatctttgaaatctctgtaaaatctttttaaacctttctGACATCTTTAAGAAACTTCTGTAAGACttctgaaattttgtgaaatggttaaaatctttgggaaatcgttcgaaatttgtgaattcattaaattcttagtgaaatattttacaatctttctaaaatttttgaaaacaatttgagaaatcttttgtaatcttagaaatttctgtgaaatttttcgaaatctctgagaaacttttgcaaaaatgttgaaaagtttgaaatatttctgaaatctgttGGAATTAACAAGAACtaaaaatctttctcaaatctttttaaatcttctgaactcgtttgaaaattgtgaaatatttgtgaaatcattgaaatctctgtgaaatttttgaacatatttttaaatctatgagaaacttttgtgaatcttttgaaattgttgtgatttttaaaatcccttaattattttgagatttgtaaaatcttggaaatcttactGAAAGCTATGCgaagtcttttaaaaattgtttgaaatttgtgaaatctctctgaaagcgtttaaaatcttttaaatagtttagaatttgttgagaaacttttgtgaaatcttttaaatgtccTTGAAAACTATGAGAAacttttatgaataatttgaaatctttttaaattagtgaaatcttatcaatccttttcaaatcttttgaaatcttctgaaatagtttgaaatttgtgaatttctaagaaatcattgaaatctgtgaattttttgaaaatatttttaaatctatgagGAACTTTGGTAAagtcttttgatatttttatgttttttgaaatccttgaattattttgagattagtaaaatcctagaattctttgtaaagtattttaaacattgtttgaaAGTTGTGAAAtctctctgaaatctttttaaatattttaagtctttctgaacttaataaaattgtttttgtaaaatcctttaaaatttatttgaaatcttagagaaacttttgtgaaaaagtgattgaaatccttgaattagTTTGAGATTTGTATAGTGtgagaaatttttctgaaatctttgtcaagtctttaaaaattatttagaatttgcgAAATATGTAAGAAATCATTGCAATCTCTGTTAAATCTTAGAAAATATTCCTAAATCTTTGAGAACATTTTGTGGagtcttttgaaatcatttgtgattttttaaatctatgaattattttgaaatttctcaaatcttagaaatatttctcaattctttgtgaaatcttttcaaatgtttttaatgtttatgaaattattgagaaacttttgtgaaatatttgaaatatttgtaaaatcttttgaaatattctgaaatcgaTGAAAAtggtcaaattattaaaatctctaTGGAATCTTTGAGATTATTCTTAAATGTATGAGAAgcttttgtaaatcttttgaaatctttgagaaacttTTGTGAAGTGTTTGgcatctttttgaaattattatgaagtcttttgaaattatttttttttaatccttgaatTATTTTGGGATttgtaaaatcttagaaatctttctgaattgtttgtgaaattttttcaaatgtttttactgtttctgaaattattgagaaacttttgtaaaatctttgaaatttctttgaaatcttagagaaacttttgtgaaatatttgaaatgtttgtcaaatcttttgaaattagtaaaatctgttgaaatattctgaaatcgtttgaaaaattcgaaatgattgaCATCTctgtggaatctttgaaattatttttaaatctatgagaaacttttgtgaaatgtttggcatctttctgaaattattataaagtcttttgaaattgtttgagattttttaaatccttgaattattttgagatttgtaaaatgttagaaatctttctgaaatctttttgagatctttaaaaattgtttgaaatttgtgaaatatttaagaaatcattgcaatctcttttaaaatttgcgtgaaattttcttaaatgatctAAAATCGTTTTAAGTTTTTGTAATCtgtatgaaatcattgaaatatcagtgaaaactttttcaatcttttaaatgtttctgaaatcttCGAGAAActtatgtgaaatatttttaaaatccttgaaattgtttgaaatcattaaaatcttgataaatttgtgtagaaatttttgaaatctgtatgAAGCCGTCGAACTCTTTGTAAgatcattgaaatgttttgaaatttttatgaaaaattttgacaactttctgaaatctttaaaaccctgaTGAAATCTTTGCTATATCTTGcaaatcttttaatatcttgGAATCTGATGTACACAGAAAAATAAAGTGGTCATCCCCTCGTTATTTGTTCTTTAACCCTTTCAGCTTACACTGGGTAAATAACACCCGGATTTTGTAAAAATACTTATAGTATGTGTTGAATTCATCTCATTAActatacaatattaattttttctgagacTTTTAGCTacagttaaaagaaaatgatCCGGATACGTTAATTTGATCCAGAGATACTAAAGTGTAGGCTGTGAGGgttaaatgaaaaacaagaaaGAAAGTGGGAAATTTTACAATACCTGGTGGTAAAAAGGCGCTGATATCTTCAATAATAACGGCACTCTTAGCAGTAGTAGTGCTAGTAGTTCTAGTAGTAGTTGCTTCAGTAGCAACTGGAGTTGAAGCAGTAGTGCTCTTCGCAAACTGCCTTCTCAAACTACTCCTCGGATAATTTTTGGGCAGCAATCCTTCCAAATCATCCAATGTGGTCTGCAGTCTAAACCTTTTAGTGCTTCCCTTCTCCGTAGTCGACTTTTGAGTTGTGGTGGTTACAGTAGTAGCAGCAGTCGTAGTCGTACTCGTCGTACTAGTCCTCCTATCACTGTATCTTCTAGGAACAAACTTCCCCGGAGGTTTAATAGTAGTCGTATACCTCTTCTGACTCGACCTATCTCCCTCAGGGGGACCATCAACCTGGAGTGTATTTCCAGCAGTCCTAAATCCTCCAGCTAAAAACCCGTTGGATAACTCGGACTGGACTCTGTCAAGTTTATCAATAATGCTCTCTGTAGACTCCGAAGAAGAGATTTTCTTGCTCGTGACCTCCTCGTTATTCTGATCGAGTTGCTCGACCCGATCGATTACTGGGAAAGGAAGGAAACGAGCTCCAGAAATACTGCGACTAGTTTGGACGGAAGCTAGAATTCTAGAAGAATCTTCTGTGGTAACTTGGCTCAAATCCTCGGGCGCTTCAGAAGAGGAAGTTCGAATTTGAAATGAGGATTGTTTTGAGCTAGGAGAGGTTGGCGGAGCAGAAATCTGCTCTGTGGTCAATGGCGATGAAGTGACTGGCACTGAAATGGTACCATTTACTACACTTTTCGTCGTCACTACGGAGACGACTGCTTCTCCGATCAAAATTGACCTGGAGGATGATTCTTCTTGAGGAGATGCTTCGGCGAAACTCTCCTCACTTGCTTCCATCGAGGAACCGTCTTCAGGGGTCTCAGAATCAGTTTCGGATTGTTCTGAATCTTCATAATTCTTATCTTCTTCTTGAGTCTCGAGAGACTTTAAAACTTTAGAAGAGTTTGAATTATTGGCAGGTTTCAATTCAGAGGGTTGCCTTAATTCTGAGGAAGACTTTGAAGACTTTGAAGACGTTAGAGAAAACTCAGTAGACTTTGACTTAGTCTCAGAAAATGTTtcttcttttaaaagttttgacaCGTTCTTAGAAGGAGTTGATTTGATTTCTACACTTACGGACTCTACGTCTTCTTTTGCTGAATCTTCTTCTGATTTACCTTCGCCTACTTCTGGGAGCTGAAGTTTTTTCTCGTTGCTAATCACTGAGGGGTCGGGATAGTCGACGTTcgctggaaaataaaaaatttattagtcaGAAGATGATATCTATATAAATAGAAGTGTAATAATAGAACCATAACAATAGGGTCgtctatttttatagaatttttattaatttcaaagtgTCGTAGCATATTCGCGATGCAAAACTGGTTTGTAGATGCTAAAAATAATACAAACGTGTTTAATAATTTGATTCAGTAATTAAAAGGATGGTACAACTCTTTTcactgtgaaattttaaaatatttttttatttctataatagaATGTCtgattatttttcgagaaaatctcGACTTTGTCTAAAAATGATCAACGTGCATCacttatttaaaaggattttgaagattttaaaatatttcaaaaaaagtaacgagacttcaaaggatttcaagagatgccaaagtattttcgtgaatttttaaggatttttcaaaaaggtttcaTAAGATTTCTCGCGATTTcataatatttgcaaaaattttcaaggatGTTAACAGATTTTAAGGGGTTTACATGATCTCGCGAGATTAaatggattttaagatattttaaaacatttcaaagtataTCGACGGATATTAGAGCATTTCTTAAGATTTGGAGGGATTTCACaatattagaaagatttcacTGAAGTTCCagaattttaaacggattttgGGGTTTTTAGGCATTTCTACGTGTCTTAAAGGATTGTaatggattttaaatgatttaaaatgatttcaagaagttaaaaaaatgcctagtaaaattttagaaaaaatatcatttttttcaagggTTTTTTAAGAAGATTGTAAGCTTAATCAGGTTTAGAGAGAAGTCAAAGGATTTAGAcgaatttttaggattttaggaGATTAAGATTGATTTTGGCGGATTACAAAAGATCGAACGGGATTTGCAGAGATTTTGAAAGAAATCACGGGggtttggaagattttaaaggaattcaagagatactgaagtattttaaaaaattttcaaggacaTGAGATTATAATTAaggtttaaagatttgaagaaatttaaagaaatttaatatgattttacGGCCTTTCAAACAATTTGCAAAGAAGTCAAATGGTTTTAACagacttttagaagattttaatgaatttaaagattttaacgaattttcatggcttttaaaagattttaagggatttcaagttATTGAATGATacggatttttaagatttcaatgaattttaaaagtatttaaaatatttcaaggaacctcgtaatatttcgaaatatgtcacggaatttcaagcattttaactGGGGTTCAAAGATTCGAGGAGATTCGCATGGATTTTAAACGATTATAAgggatttttaagggattttgaagatttcaagcgatttcaaggattttaacagatttcatagAATCTCAATGAATTTTATGGGATATCCACGAAAGACTTCGGCGGATTACAAAACATTGTAAGGGGTTTCGAGGGATTTAAAAAGAGTTCCAATCATGTACcagaactataaaaaaaattcgtatttttggtacacgattggaacccgaaatatatctcataatttcgaaatagtttaaaagaattcacgagattttaaagtatttcaagagatataaaacgattttaagagatttaaagaggTCTCCatgattttctctaaaattcacggattttagaggatttcgtaagatatcaaataatttaaaaggaagtTTCAGGATTTCAAGGTAGCTCGtaacatttcgaaatatttcagggaatttcaagaattttaactgatttttagacttttttatgGGATTTCGACTATTGAAagcgattttaaggatttaaaaagatttgaattttattggatttgtccgttttttaaaggatttcaaggcaTTTATAAGAAATCCAATTGTTTTAAAGGGATTTGAACTTAAAAGCGTTCTAATTTTAAAacgaacaaatttgaaatctttcaaacttcaaatcgctacaatttgaaaatcaat
The sequence above is drawn from the Belonocnema kinseyi isolate 2016_QV_RU_SX_M_011 chromosome 7, B_treatae_v1, whole genome shotgun sequence genome and encodes:
- the LOC117175991 gene encoding flocculation protein FLO11 isoform X2 translates to MNERRQPQGHPDVSLRNVLLFVVLISSVLAQTHQQQPQQDTRQSWIQVPLYPTNSVYELRHGAATTSGNGADHSSLLLLDENNVRDPSKAKVISHEENEEEYVDEEYEGDLESEQDPRSSRVLQEYEADDHNQEKRPLNQTAHLHPINNKNSQKNNSTQQTNHRVDPTSTQYDSYYYYDDYENDTHSAAEANVDYPDPSVISNEKKLQLPEVGEGKSEEDSAKEDVESVSVEIKSTPSKNVSKLLKEETFSETKSKSTEFSLTSSKSSKSSSELRQPSELKPANNSNSSKVLKSLETQEEDKNYEDSEQSETDSETPEDGSSMEASEESFAEASPQEESSSRSILIGEAVVSVVTTKSVVNGTISVPVTSSPLTTEQISAPPTSPSSKQSSFQIRTSSSEAPEDLSQVTTEDSSRILASVQTSRSISGARFLPFPVIDRVEQLDQNNEEVTSKKISSSESTESIIDKLDRVQSELSNGFLAGGFRTAGNTLQVDGPPEGDRSSQKRYTTTIKPPGKFVPRRYSDRRTSTTSTTTTAATTVTTTTQKSTTEKGSTKRFRLQTTLDDLEGLLPKNYPRSSLRRQFAKSTTASTPVATEATTTRTTSTTTAKSAVIIEDISAFLPPEDAAEVTEKSLLTEILAKSKVNITAFLLPSFNLSSESLQPSTSSTEKAPEISKTNAAIPPLLQDLFVKSEVDVSSFLPKNFKQKKNSTETQDTQQTADRKPFQQKSRNSTGTNSDIPADKLVDDLIAKSEVDLSAFLPKDFNLKNANNKITQEVGTKIEILKVTPSPVTPKSAGIKLVFPSRPGGRKPSAKITTPPPRGGGEGAFAAAPKIQKGWPTRATTEFTGWPTSSTTPISIEKLLEAARTATASSFNASAFPTTSTVTTTSTTTTTTTTPRPTTPGMCEDECEVAGTIRIIDNATWVPELLDRNTREWQDLANKVEREMNTIFSKSAVFRKWFQNVRIDAFSQGSILVDYFVELNNLHESVNTQQLKVIFHDSLRTHNNNRWNETKTKGPLKMGDFTIDPKFTDFVVIPKATTPALTGNEDRLIPQWAIAVIVIGIGGLLFIIVFGVSVLANRQSVAKLKPSMMAMYDEETTKNVIHATHAPPVQRSSDYPKADIHTMWNDPSSAWNDKSYDKSFESNSNKVLMDGSMHEGKKYNMYDSWRSEWNGYYYNPSHTSSKYGGYDSTSNLSRHHHPDYDTNF
- the LOC117175991 gene encoding flocculation protein FLO11 isoform X3 yields the protein MNERRQPQGHPDVSLRNVLLFVVLISSVLAQTHQQQPQQDTRQSWIQVPLYPTNSVYELRHGAATTSGNGADHSSLLLLDENNVRDPSKAKVISHEENEEEYVDEEYEGDLESEQDPRSSRVLQEYEADDHNQEKRPLNQTAHLHPINNKNSQKNNSTQQTNHRVDPTSTQYDSYYYYDDYENDTHSAAEANVDYPDPSVISNEKKLQLPEVGEGKSEEDSAKEDVESVSVEIKSTPSKNVSKLLKEETFSETKSKSTEFSLTSSKSSKSSSELRQPSELKPANNSNSSKVLKSLETQEEDKNYEDSEQSETDSETPEDGSSMEASEESFAEASPQEESSSRSILIGEAVVSVVTTKSVVNGTISVPVTSSPLTTEQISAPPTSPSSKQSSFQIRTSSSEAPEDLSQVTTEDSSRILASVQTSRSISGARFLPFPVIDRVEQLDQNNEEVTSKKISSSESTESIIDKLDRVQSELSNGFLAGGFRTAGNTLQVDGPPEGDRSSQKRYTTTIKPPGKFVPRRYSDRRTSTTSTTTTAATTVTTTTQKSTTEKGSTKRFRLQTTLDDLEGLLPKNYPRSSLRRQFAKSTTASTPVATEATTTRTTSTTTAKSAVIIEDISAFLPPDAAEVTEKSLLTEILAKSKVNITAFLLPSFNLSSESLQPSTSSTEKAPEISKTNAAIPPLLQDLFVKSEVDVSSFLPKNFKQKKNSTETQDTQQTADRKPFQQKSRNSTGTNSDIPADKLVDDLIAKSEVDLSAFLPKDFNLKNANNKITQEVGTKIEILKVTPSPVTPKSAGIKLVFPSRPGGRKPSAKITTPPPRGGGEGAFAAAPKIQKGWPTRATTEFTGWPTSSTTPISIEKLLEAARTATASSFNASAFPTTSTVTTTSTTTTTTTTPRPTTPGMCEDECEVAGTIRIIDNATWVPELLDRNTREWQDLANKVEREMNTIFSKSAVFRKWFQNVRIDAFSQGSILVDYFVELNNLHESVNTQQLKVIFHDSLRTHNNNRWNETKTKGPLKMGDFTIDPKFTDFVVIPKATTPALTGNEDRLIPQWAIAVIVIGIGGLLFIIVFGVSVLANRQSVAKLKPSMMAMYDEETTKNVIHATHAPPVQRSSDYPKADIHTMWNDPSSAWNDKSYDKSFESNSNKVLMDGSMHEGKKYNMYDSWRSEWNGYYYNPSHTSSKYGGYDSTSNLSRHHHPDYDTNF
- the LOC117175991 gene encoding flocculation protein FLO11 isoform X1; this encodes MNERRQPQGHPDVSLRNVLLFVVLISSVLAQTHQQQPQQDTRQSWIQVPLYPTNSVYELRHGAATTSGNGADHSSLLLLDENNVRDPSKAKVISHEENEEEYVDEEYEGDLESEQDPRSSRVLQEYEADDHNQEKRPLNQTAHLHPINNKNSQKNNSTQQTNHRVDPTSTQYDSYYYYDDYENDTHSAAEANVDYPDPSVISNEKKLQLPEVGEGKSEEDSAKEDVESVSVEIKSTPSKNVSKLLKEETFSETKSKSTEFSLTSSKSSKSSSELRQPSELKPANNSNSSKVLKSLETQEEDKNYEDSEQSETDSETPEDGSSMEASEESFAEASPQEESSSRSILIGEAVVSVVTTKSVVNGTISVPVTSSPLTTEQISAPPTSPSSKQSSFQIRTSSSEAPEDLSQVTTEDSSRILASVQTSRSISGARFLPFPVIDRVEQLDQNNEEVTSKKISSSESTESIIDKLDRVQSELSNGFLAGGFRTAGNTLQVDGPPEGDRSSQKRYTTTIKPPGKFVPRRYSDRRTSTTSTTTTAATTVTTTTQKSTTEKGSTKRFRLQTTLDDLEGLLPKNYPRSSLRRQFAKSTTASTPVATEATTTRTTSTTTAKSAVIIEDISAFLPPGYRLKKEDAAEVTEKSLLTEILAKSKVNITAFLLPSFNLSSESLQPSTSSTEKAPEISKTNAAIPPLLQDLFVKSEVDVSSFLPKNFKQKKNSTETQDTQQTADRKPFQQKSRNSTGTNSDIPADKLVDDLIAKSEVDLSAFLPKDFNLKNANNKITQEVGTKIEILKVTPSPVTPKSAGIKLVFPSRPGGRKPSAKITTPPPRGGGEGAFAAAPKIQKGWPTRATTEFTGWPTSSTTPISIEKLLEAARTATASSFNASAFPTTSTVTTTSTTTTTTTTPRPTTPGMCEDECEVAGTIRIIDNATWVPELLDRNTREWQDLANKVEREMNTIFSKSAVFRKWFQNVRIDAFSQGSILVDYFVELNNLHESVNTQQLKVIFHDSLRTHNNNRWNETKTKGPLKMGDFTIDPKFTDFVVIPKATTPALTGNEDRLIPQWAIAVIVIGIGGLLFIIVFGVSVLANRQSVAKLKPSMMAMYDEETTKNVIHATHAPPVQRSSDYPKADIHTMWNDPSSAWNDKSYDKSFESNSNKVLMDGSMHEGKKYNMYDSWRSEWNGYYYNPSHTSSKYGGYDSTSNLSRHHHPDYDTNF